The Tubulanus polymorphus chromosome 1, tnTubPoly1.2, whole genome shotgun sequence genome contains a region encoding:
- the LOC141901524 gene encoding serine-threonine kinase receptor-associated protein-like — MASIRQTPLTCSGHTRPVVQLAFSDVTPNGYFLISACKDGKPMLRQGDTGDWLGTFEGHKGAVWSATLNRDATKAATGAADFSAKLWDALKGDELHTFNHKHIVKSVDFSPDGSQLLTGSNEKLLRIFDLEKPDSAPKEFSGHTSHIRQVLYTKDGQKIISASDDKTIRVWDIHNQEEVRKIELADNPSSLELSNDGSILVSTAGNKVCFFDIDKLEKIKQCEVPTQVNSASLNPSKTLFVCGGDDFKMYKMDYNSGLELESFKGHFGPVHCVRFSPDGELYASGSEDGTLRLWQTEVGKTYGLWKCVQPDEIVSNNDSSHNPET; from the exons CTGTCGTACAGTTAGCCTTCAGTGACGTTACGCCAAATGGTTACTTTCTGATAAGCGCATGTAAAG ATGGGAAACCGATGCTCAGGCAAGGAGACACTGGAGATTGGCTTGGTACATTCGAAGGTCATAAAGGAGCTGTGTGGAGTGCAACATTAAACCGAGATGCAACCAAAGCTGCTACTGGAGCTGCTGACTTTTCTGC AAAACTGTGGGATGCTCTCAAGGGTGATGAACTGCACACTTTCAATCATAAGCACATTGTCAAGTCTGTGGACTTTTCGCCGGATGGAAGCCAGCTCCTGACTGGAAGCAACGAAAAATTACTTCGGATATTTGATCTCGAAAAACCCGATTCTG CTCCTAAGGAATTCAGTGGGCATACGTCACACATCCGACAGGTTTTGTACACAAAAGACGGACAAAAAATCATAAGCGCATCAGATGATAAAACCATAAGAGTTTGGGATATCCACAATCAGGAGGAAGTGCGTAAAATTGAGTTGGCCGACAACCCGAGCAGTTTAGAGCTCTCAAACGATGGATCGATTTTGGTCTCAACTGCCGGAAATAAAGTCTGTTTCTTCGATATTGACAA ATTAGAAAAAATCAAGCAATGCGAGGTACCAACTCAGGTGAACTCGGCATCATTAAATCCTAGTAAAACACTATTTGTTTGCGGAGGAGACGACTTTAAAATGTACAAGATGGATTACAACAGCGGGCTTGAATTAG AATCTTTCAAAGGGCATTTCGGACCGGTGCACTGCGTTCGTTTTTCACCCGACGGTGAGCTGTACGCCAGCGGTAGCGAGGACGGAACGTTACGACTATGGCAGACGGAGGTCGGTAAAACCTATGGACTGTGGAAATGCGTCCAACCGGATGAAATTGTTTCAAACAACGATAGCTCCCACAATCCGGAAACTTAA
- the LOC141911872 gene encoding cephalotocin receptor 1-like isoform X2: MTDTSARLPEQHTSAPGIFRSTTEYTNNSANGTDPIPRSQFLANLEIAVQAVIFFLAVVGNSIVLIVLFLRKKKFSRMHLFIAHLSFADLFVAFFNVLPQMCWDITYRFQGNNAFCKFVKYVQLVAIYASSYVLVMTAIDRYLAICYPLTTHTWTSFRTNLMVTIMIGIAWGLALLFSLPQVFIFSLTDVGNGVYDCWAHFDPEWTIPLYITSFSFAVYFIPFIILVFTYGRICLIVWNSMGKREVVPPTPVSIQSQMSRSYSGQCEERLLRRRNDASNPRAHSRSMSNAKVKTVKLTLTVIICFLVCWGPFFISQLWAAWDENAPFTEPGMAIVMLLASLNSCTNPWIYMVYADTLCLQRPPKYRHNSSIISANAINNCRQHDDNPGVIGKPQ; encoded by the exons ATGACTGACACTAGCGCAAGGTTACCGGAACAGCATACGTCTGCACCTGGCATTTTCAGATCAACTACGGAATACACGAACAACAGTGCCAACGGCACAGACCCGATCCCACGATCGCAGTTTCTGGCGAATTTAGAAATCGCTGTGCAGGCGGTCATCTTTTTCCTGGCCGTTGTGGGAAACAGTATCGTGTTGATCGTGCTGTTTttgagaaaaaagaaattcagcCGAATGCATTTGTTTATTGCCCACCTGAGTTTCGCCGATTTATTCGTCGCGTTCTTCAACGTACTCCCGCAAATGTGTTGGGATATCACCTACAGGTTTCAGGGCAATAACGCGTTTTGTAAATTTGTCAAGTACGTACAACTGGTTGCCATCTACGCTTCATCTTACGTATTGGTGATGACTGCCATCGATCGCTATTTGGCCATCTGTTATCCACTTACAACTCACACGTGGACAAGTTTCCGTACCAACCTCATGGTCACGATTATGATCGGTATCGCCTGGGGTTTGGCGTTGCTGTTTTCGTTACCACAAGTCTTTATTTTCAGCCTTACGGATGTCGGCAACGGTGTCTACGACTGTTGGGCGCATTTCGATCCCGAGTGGACAATTCCTTTGTACATAACGTCGTTTTCGTTTGCCGTGTATTTTATACCATTTATCATATTAGTGTTCACGTACGGACGAATTTGTTTAATTGTGTGGAATAGCATGGGCAAACGTGAAGTCGTGCCACCGACACCGGTTTCGATACAGTCGCAGATGTCCCGTAGTTACAGCGGCCAGTGCGAGGAAAGACTCCTTAGACGACGCAACGACGCCTCTAATCCGAGAGCACATTCTAGAAGCATGTCGAATGCTAAGGTCAAGACTGTCAAGTTGACATTGACTGTCATTATTTGTTTCCTCGTCTGTTGGGGtccatttttcatcagccagcTTTGGGCGGCGTGGGATGAAAATGCCCCATTTACCG AGCCGGGCATGGCAATTGTCATGCTTCTGGCGAGCCTCAATAGCTGTACGAATCCCTGGATATATATGGTATACGCCGACACGCTCTGCCTCCAGCGTCCGCCCAAATATCGGCATAACTCTTCAATCATAAGTGCAAACGCTATCAATAATTGCAG GCAACACGATGACAATCCTGGTGTTATTGGCAAGCCTCAATAG
- the LOC141911872 gene encoding cephalotocin receptor 1-like isoform X1: protein MTDTSARLPEQHTSAPGIFRSTTEYTNNSANGTDPIPRSQFLANLEIAVQAVIFFLAVVGNSIVLIVLFLRKKKFSRMHLFIAHLSFADLFVAFFNVLPQMCWDITYRFQGNNAFCKFVKYVQLVAIYASSYVLVMTAIDRYLAICYPLTTHTWTSFRTNLMVTIMIGIAWGLALLFSLPQVFIFSLTDVGNGVYDCWAHFDPEWTIPLYITSFSFAVYFIPFIILVFTYGRICLIVWNSMGKREVVPPTPVSIQSQMSRSYSGQCEERLLRRRNDASNPRAHSRSMSNAKVKTVKLTLTVIICFLVCWGPFFISQLWAAWDENAPFTGNTMTILVLLASLNSCTNPWIYLAFTDNICRQLRRFRPGSASPYSLDSRTSSTRIGNSTVLHTELSTNSIPLRANSSPKANGDWANHQNEIIRTVSCNDSNTPSNQRAATDTTITTWM from the exons ATGACTGACACTAGCGCAAGGTTACCGGAACAGCATACGTCTGCACCTGGCATTTTCAGATCAACTACGGAATACACGAACAACAGTGCCAACGGCACAGACCCGATCCCACGATCGCAGTTTCTGGCGAATTTAGAAATCGCTGTGCAGGCGGTCATCTTTTTCCTGGCCGTTGTGGGAAACAGTATCGTGTTGATCGTGCTGTTTttgagaaaaaagaaattcagcCGAATGCATTTGTTTATTGCCCACCTGAGTTTCGCCGATTTATTCGTCGCGTTCTTCAACGTACTCCCGCAAATGTGTTGGGATATCACCTACAGGTTTCAGGGCAATAACGCGTTTTGTAAATTTGTCAAGTACGTACAACTGGTTGCCATCTACGCTTCATCTTACGTATTGGTGATGACTGCCATCGATCGCTATTTGGCCATCTGTTATCCACTTACAACTCACACGTGGACAAGTTTCCGTACCAACCTCATGGTCACGATTATGATCGGTATCGCCTGGGGTTTGGCGTTGCTGTTTTCGTTACCACAAGTCTTTATTTTCAGCCTTACGGATGTCGGCAACGGTGTCTACGACTGTTGGGCGCATTTCGATCCCGAGTGGACAATTCCTTTGTACATAACGTCGTTTTCGTTTGCCGTGTATTTTATACCATTTATCATATTAGTGTTCACGTACGGACGAATTTGTTTAATTGTGTGGAATAGCATGGGCAAACGTGAAGTCGTGCCACCGACACCGGTTTCGATACAGTCGCAGATGTCCCGTAGTTACAGCGGCCAGTGCGAGGAAAGACTCCTTAGACGACGCAACGACGCCTCTAATCCGAGAGCACATTCTAGAAGCATGTCGAATGCTAAGGTCAAGACTGTCAAGTTGACATTGACTGTCATTATTTGTTTCCTCGTCTGTTGGGGtccatttttcatcagccagcTTTGGGCGGCGTGGGATGAAAATGCCCCATTTACCG GCAACACGATGACAATCCTGGTGTTATTGGCAAGCCTCAATAGCTGTACAAATCCGTGGATTTACTTGGCATTCACAGACAATATCTGTCGACAGCTGAGGCGTTTCAGGCCCGGTTCGGCTTCTCCCTACTCGCTCGATTCGCGCACGTCATCAACTCGGATCGGCAACTCGACCGTGCTCCATACGGAACTTTCCACTAACTCGATCCCGCTTCGCGCGAATTCTTCACCGAAAGCCAACGGCGATTGGGCCAATCACCAAAACGAAAT CATTAGAACAGTGTCGTGTAACGATTCGAACACGCCCAGCAATCAACGCGCTGCAACCGATACAACAATAACTACATGGATGTAA